AAAGGTTCAACCCTCCATGCGGAGGCGCTTTACGACGAACCCCCTGTCGATGGAAGCCAGGAAGGGTGCGAGCCTCGGTCCGCGGTCCCTCCCAATGAAAACCCTGTAAAGAACCCTAAACCACTCCCTGCTCTGGATCCCGCGTTCCTTTGCAATGGAATAGAGGACGTTGTTCAGCTCCTCGACCGTGAAGTTCCGGTGGTTCTCAAACCACCCCGCCAGCTCCAGCATGGCCTCCCTTACCTTCTCCCCAAGTTCCAATTCGGGGGGGTTATCCAGCAGGGTGAACTTCACGTTGTCCGGGGCGTACTTCTCGACCCAGTTTCTGGCGAGCTTTATCCGGAGGTTTGTTCTCTCAAGGTCTTCCTCCTCGAGGTTCTCCGGCAGGTGTCCCTGCTCCTGAAGGACGCGGATTATGCCCTCATCGTCAAGGTGGGGCATCTGGACGAGTGTAACCAGAAACCTGAAGGGGGCCTGTGCCCTCAGCCTCTTCGGGACCCGGGGCATCGAGAGTTCGTAGGTTCTGCGGAGTTCCTTCTCCTCCTCGGGGTTACCCGGACTTTCCAGCCCGAAGTAGATCCTCTCAACCCTGTCGAACTCGTCGTAAAGGTTGAGAAGACCGAGGCCCAGATCCAACCTGAGCTCCTTGTTCGGCCTCGACCGGGCGTAGATGAAGCGTATTATCCCCGGCTCAAGGACCTCGTAGAGGTCGCTCAGGAGTATGACGTTGCCCTTACTTCCGGACATCTTGCCCCTCTGCCCCTTGATACCCACGAACTCGTACATCAGAGTCAGAGGCGCCAGCCGGCCGAAGACCTTCTCCACTATCTCCTTTCCGGTATCGTAGGAACCGCCCGCTGCCAGATGGTCCTTCCCCGCCGGCTCGAAGTCCACCCTGAAGTGGCTCCAGCGCATCGGCCAGTCAACCCTCCACCTGAGCTTCACGTTGCCCTCCCTTATGTCCGTCTCGCCCTCGCTTCCACAGTGGGGGCAGCGGTAGGAAACCTTCCATTCACCGTCCCACGAGACGAACTCAGCCTCCTTCCGGCATTTCGGGCAGTACACCATAACCGGCTGCCAGTTCTCATCGAGGGGCGGTTGCTTTGCCCTCTCACGATAACCGTCGAGTATGGCCTTTATGACGTCGCGCTTCTGGAGGGCCAGCCTCACCTCCTCCGCGTACTCACCCGACCTGTAGAGCTCGTAGGCGTGGAGGAAATCCACCTCTATCTCGAGCCTCCGGACTTCCTCCTCGAAGAGGGCCATAAAATGTTCGGCGTAGCTGTCGTGACAGCCCCACGGATCCGGGACCTCTCTGACGGGCTTTGTGAGGTGCTCCCTCCACTCCGGGGGAACGTTCTTCGGAACCTTTCGGAAGCGGTCGTAATCGTCCCACATGTGTATGTGCCTCACCCTCTTTCCCCTATCCCTCAGGGCGTGGCCGACTATGTAAGCGGTAAAGAACTCCCGGAAGTTCCCTATGTGAACGTAACCGCTCGGGGTTATTCCACTCTCAACGACGTACTCCTCCTTATCGCCGTGCTCCCTGATGATCTTCTCCGCCATGTAATCCGCCCAGTGAACCATTTTCACCACCGGGCATACCTGATTCCGAAGGCTTTTAAGCTTAAGCTTTCAGACGGCCGTCAGCGATGGAATCAAGGATAAGGGGAGTCACCGTCCAAGAAGAAAGGGCTTCAGTCTACCGGGCCCACCGAACCTTGAGGCTGTCCTTCCTCACCTTCTCGAACTCCCCGACGAGGGCCCTCCCGGTTTTCTCCATGAACCCCTTTACATCATCTATCCCTATCTCCCTCAGGCCTATGGCGGAGACTCCCTCCGGAACGCCCTTTGCTTCCACGTTTATCCCGATGTGGATCTTGACGCTTACCGGAGAAACCGTCGCTATTGATACGCTGAGCTTCCTGCCGTTGACGTAGATATCATCGCCCCTGCGGGTGGTCCTCACGCCGTACTCCCCGAGAACCTCACAGAGTTTTGCGATGAAGAGCTTCTGCAGGGTAGAGGCGAAGAGCGCGTTTACCAGATCAAAGACCTCAACGATGTAGTGAACCATGTCGTCGCTTTTTATCTCCCTGCCGGCGCGGAGGTCCTCGATGTCGACCATCTCCTCGATCTTAACGTCGCACTTTCCCCTGAAGACGACGAGCGAATCGCCCAGAACTCCGAATTTCCGGTAGGCCCAGTGACTCCCTATGGCGGAACCGTCGTAGTCAACACGTTCCTCAAGGATGAGCAGTTCCATAAGCATCCCCCGGAGATCCTCAAAAGGCATGAACAGAAACGTAATGAGGTTGGACCGTGCACAGGCCGATTGACCTGTCAAATGCCCAGCCCCCCTTTCAGAGGCAGAAACCTCGGGCTGTTGGGAGCGGCAGACTGAACGGGTCGGTTTCCCTTCCCGCTTACATCCCCGCCCCATCAAACGGGTCTTCTTCCCGAGCCCTCGTCCCAGGCAAAGGACCGGTCGCCCGACCCCCTGCGCCTGGGAGTGGCCGCCTATTTTCGGGGACCGCTTCGGCCTTAGATGCTTTCAGGCCTTATCGGACGCGGCGTAGCTGCCCGGCTGTGCCCTGTAGGACAACCGGTAGACCAGAGGCCGCGGCTCCCTGTTCCTCTCGTACTGGGGGAGCCTTCCCCTCAGGCGGCCAGCACCTCCGGTAGATAGCATCCGACCTGTCTCACGACGGTCTAAACCCAGCTCACGTTCCCCTTTAATGGGTGAACACCCCCACCCTTGGCCCCTGCTGCAGGGCCAGGATGGGAAGAGCCGACAGCGAGGTAGCAAGCCTCGGGGTCGATATGGGCTCTCGCCCGAGACGACTCTGTTATCCCCAGGGTAGCTTTTCTGTCATCCCTGGCCCCCACCGGGGAGGCACAGGGGTTCGCTAGGCCACGCTTTCGCGGCTGGACCCGCCTCTGTTACGGGTCCAGTCAGGCCGGCTTTTGCCCTTGCACTCTACGGCGGATTCCTGACCCGCCTGAGCCGACCTTAGGGCACCCTCGATACCTTTTCGAGGGTGTGCCGCCCCAGCCAAACTGCCCACCTACCGCTGTCCCCGCTTTTGCGGGTTAGCCGTACAGCAGAGGATGGGCGGTGTCTCATGGGCGGCTCCACCCGCCCCGGAGGGCGGGCTTCGACGCCTCCCGCCTACGCTGCGCATCCCCCGCCGTACGGCAACGGCAGGCTGCAGTAAAGCTCCATGGGGTCTTCGCTTCCCACCGGAGGTCCCAGGCATATGCGCCTGGCAGTGGTTTCGCCGGGCCCCAGCCGGGGACAGTGGGGACCTCGTTACGCCATTCATGCAGGTCGGCATTTAACCGACAAGGAATTTCGCTACCTTAAGAGGGTTATAGTTACCCCCGCCGTTTACCGGTGCTTCACCCGGTTGGACCCGGGCTTCACATACCGGCACTGGGCAGGCGTCGGCCCCAGTACAAACCCTTTCGGGCTAGCTGGGACCTGTGTTTTTACTAAACAGTCGGGCCCCCCTGGTCACTGCGACCTGCGGTTTACTCAACCGCAGGCACCCCTTCTCCCGAAGTTACGGGGCCAATTTGCCGAGTTCCCTCGGCTGGGTTTCCCCCGACACGCCTTAGGCTTCTCACCCAGGGGCACCGGTGTCGGTTCTCGGTACGGTCGCGGTGGATCGTTCCCGGAGGGCTTTTCACGGGCCCCGGAGATCGACGGAACCCCCCTTACGGGAGGCCATTCGCGCTTTCATCCGGTTCTCGCCATTACGGCACTCCCCGGACTTATACGCTTAGCCGGCCTTGTGGACCGGTCCGCCTACCCCGAGGCGTCACCCTCCGGGCTTGCGTTGCCGCACCTACCACCGCGGTACGGGAATATAAACCCGTTTCCCTTTCGCCAGCGCCGAGTTACGGGCTGGCTTAGGACCGACTAACCCACGGCTGACGAACATTGCCGTGGAACCCTGGCCCCTTCGGCGGCCGGGATTCTCACCCGGCTATGCTGCTACTCCCGGCAGGATCCACAATACCGACGGGTCCACCCGAGCTCACGCCCGGGCTTCCGCCCCATCGGCACGCCCGCCTACCCGATCACGGAGCAACCACTCCGTGCGCCGGGGTCTCGGCAGCCGGCTTGAGCCCCGTCCATTTTCGGGGCCCCTGACCTCGACGGGTGAGCTGTTACGCACTCTTTAAAGGATGGCTGCTTCTAAGCCTACCTCCCCGCTGTCTAAGGCCAGGGACACCCTTTGGAGTAACACTTAGCCGGCATTTAGGGGCCTTAACCCCGGTCTGGGTTGTTCCCCTCTCGGTTGACGGCTTACACCGCCACCCTACTCCGGCCATCTACGGCGGCAGTGGGTTCGGAGTTTGACAGGGAGCCGGGGGATTTCTCCCCCTAAACCCCCAATCAGTGCTCTACCCCACCGCCTACCTCCGGCCGGGCTATCCTGAGGGATAATTCGGCGGGAACCAGCTATCGCCGACCTCGATTGGCCTTTCACCCCTAGCCCGAGGTCACGGGAGCGAATTGCACGTCAGCACCCCTAACGGGCCTCCATCCCTCTGTTGAGGGACTTCACCCTGCCCCGGGCTAGATCGGCCGGCTTCGGGTCTCATCCGAGCGACTCCGGGCGCTTTCACACCCCGTCCCTCGCAGACGCTGCGGACCTGTCGGTTTCCCTGCGGCTTCGGGGTTTACCCCCTTAACCTCGCCGCTCGGATGAACTCCCTGCCCCGTGATCCAAGACGGACGGTGCAACCCCGGTCGCCTCCCCTCGTACTCACCCGTCGCCGGGATTTCCTTCGGGGAGGGTCAACCCTTTCGGGCCGCACCCACCTATCACCGCCTGGTTTCAGGCTCTTTTCACCCCCCGCCAGGGGTGCTTTTCAGCTTTCCCTCACGGTACTAGTTCGCTATCGGTCTCGGGACGTATTTAGGGTTGGGAGCCGATGCCTCCCAGCTTCCCGCCGGATATCCAACCGACGGTACTCAGGAACCCTGCAGGAGCCTGAGGGCTTACGCCTACGGGGCTTTCACCCTCTACGGCACCGCGTTCCAGCGGACTTCGGCTTCACCCTCGAGGCTCCGGCGCAGGGCCCTGCAACACCACATCCCCTCCGGGTTTCCCCGAAGGGTTCAGTTTGCCCTGTGCCGCTTTCGGTCGCCCCTACTCACGGCATCGCTTTTGCTTTCTTTTCCTGCGGGTACTAAGATGTTTCAATTCCCCGCGTTCCCCCTCCCGACTGGGAGTGCGGCAAAGCCGCAGGAGGTCCCATTCGGGAATCCCCGGTTCGACGGCTGCCTGCGCCTCGCCGGGGCTTATCGCAGCTTGCCACGCCCTTCGTCGGCGCCCCGAGCCGAGCCATCCACCAGGCGGCTTAGGTTTTCTGCCCCCTACTCAGGGGGCTGGGCATTTTTTGGGTCAATCGGCCTGTGCACGGTCCTCATCGTGACCCCTGTTCGGGGCCTAGGACCCTTCCACCCCGAGCGTGGCTCGGGATGTGCACCTTCTCCATCTCTTCGTGGTGGACCGGCCGGGATTCGAACCCGGGGCCTTCGGCTTGCAAAGCCGACGCTCTCCCAGGCTGAGCTACCGGCCCACGGATGGCAGGCCCGACATCCCTTAAACCCCCCGGACGGACTTTCCGGCGATAGGAGGTGATCGAGCCGTAGGTTCCCCTACGGCTACCTTGTTACGACTTCTCCCCCCTCACGGAGCCCGGACTCGACCCGACCTCCCCGAAGGGAGATCAGGCCTCATCCAGACCCCGCTCGGGTGGAGTGACGGGCGGTGTGTGCAAGGAGCAGGGACGTATTCGCCGCGCGATGATGACACGCGGGTACTAGGGATTCCAGCTTCACGCGGGCGAGTTGCAGCCCGCGATCCGAACTGGGGGCGGGTTTAGGGGATTCCCTTCCCCTTTCGGGGTCGGATCCCATTGTCCCGCCCATTGTAGCGCGCGTGTAGCCCGGGGGTTTCGGGGCATACTGACCTACCGTCGCCCGCTCCTTCCTCCGGCTTATCGCCGGCAGTCCCCCCAGAGTGCCTCCTCCCCGGCGGGGAGGACTGGCAACTGGGGGCGCGGGTCTCGCTCGTTACCACACTTAAGTGGACGCCTCACGGTACGAGCTGACGGCGGCCATGCACCTCCTCTCGGCGTGTCCGGCAAGACCTTCAGCCTGGCCTTCATCCTGCCGTCGCCCCCGGTGAGGTTCCCGGCGTTGAATCCAATTAAACCGCACGCTCCACCCCTTGTAGTGCTCCCCCGCCAATTCCTTTAAGTTTCAGCCTTGCGGCCGTACTCCCCAGGCGGCGGGCTTAACGGCTTCCCTTCGGCACCGGGCGAGCACGAAGCTCACCCGACACCTAGCCCGCATCCTTTACAGCCAGGACTACCCGGGTATCTAATCCGGTTCGCTCCCCTGGCCTTCGTCCCTCACCGTCGGACCCGTTCCAGCCGGGCGCCTTCGCCACTGGCGGTCCTCCTGGGATTATAGGATTTCACCCCTACCCCAGGAGTACCCCCGGCCTCTCCCGGTCCCAAGGCCCGCAGTATCCCCAGCAAGCCCCACGGTTGAGCCGTGGGATTTCGCCAGGGACTTACGGGCCCGGCTACGGACGCTTTAGGCCCAATAATAGCGGCCACCACTCGGGCCGCCGGTATTACCGCGGCGGCTGCCACCGGCCTTGCCCAGCCCTTATTCCCGGAGCTTTTTACACTCCGGAAAAGCCGTGGCTTTGCCACGGCACTGGGGGTCCCCCCGTCGCGGTTTCCCGCATTGCGGAGGTTTCGCGCCTGCTGCGCCCCGTAGGGCCTGGACCCGTGTCTCAGTGTCCATCTCCGGGCTCCCACTCTCATGGCCCGTACCGATCTTCGGCTTGGTGGGCCGTTACCCCACCAACTACCTAATCGGCCGCCGGCCCATCCTCGGGCGCTAAACGCTTTCGGCCTGAGGACCTTCCAGTACCTCAGGCCTATGGGGGATTAGCCCCAGTTTCCCGGGGTTATCCCCCACCCGAGGGTAGGTTACCGACGTGTTACTGAGCCGTCCGCCGGTGCGCACGAGGCGCCCCTTGACTCGCATGGCTTAGTCGGACCCCCATAGCAGTGGCCTCCGGCAGGATCAACCGGAATTGAGCAAGGAGTACGGCCGGTGGGACTTCCCTCGAAGGGGAAGTACCAAAATATCCGTCCGGGGTTTAGTCGGGATGTCGGGCCTGCCTTACCCCCGAGGGGTCCCCCTTTCGGGGTTTCCTCGGGAGCGCACCTTTTGTGACCCGGGCTGGAGGGCGGGGTTCATGAGCGGGTGCTTTGCACCTCATCCCCCCGACGCCGCCGTCTTGGCGCCCGGGTTTGTCGCGCCCTATTCGGGCGCTCCACCCTATAGCTCGAGACCCCCATAGTGAAAAATTTTTGCAAAACGTATTTCCGGGGACCTTTCTAAAAAAGTAAGCTGTCAAAAAGCTCCATAAGAACTCACTATAATAAACATAAAAATGCTAAAAACCGGCGTTCCCTCATGGGCCGCTCGAAAGCCT
The window above is part of the Thermococcus sp. P6 genome. Proteins encoded here:
- the lysS gene encoding lysine--tRNA ligase yields the protein MVHWADYMAEKIIREHGDKEEYVVESGITPSGYVHIGNFREFFTAYIVGHALRDRGKRVRHIHMWDDYDRFRKVPKNVPPEWREHLTKPVREVPDPWGCHDSYAEHFMALFEEEVRRLEIEVDFLHAYELYRSGEYAEEVRLALQKRDVIKAILDGYRERAKQPPLDENWQPVMVYCPKCRKEAEFVSWDGEWKVSYRCPHCGSEGETDIREGNVKLRWRVDWPMRWSHFRVDFEPAGKDHLAAGGSYDTGKEIVEKVFGRLAPLTLMYEFVGIKGQRGKMSGSKGNVILLSDLYEVLEPGIIRFIYARSRPNKELRLDLGLGLLNLYDEFDRVERIYFGLESPGNPEEEKELRRTYELSMPRVPKRLRAQAPFRFLVTLVQMPHLDDEGIIRVLQEQGHLPENLEEEDLERTNLRIKLARNWVEKYAPDNVKFTLLDNPPELELGEKVREAMLELAGWFENHRNFTVEELNNVLYSIAKERGIQSREWFRVLYRVFIGRDRGPRLAPFLASIDRGFVVKRLRMEG
- a CDS encoding DUF366 family protein — its product is MELLILEERVDYDGSAIGSHWAYRKFGVLGDSLVVFRGKCDVKIEEMVDIEDLRAGREIKSDDMVHYIVEVFDLVNALFASTLQKLFIAKLCEVLGEYGVRTTRRGDDIYVNGRKLSVSIATVSPVSVKIHIGINVEAKGVPEGVSAIGLREIGIDDVKGFMEKTGRALVGEFEKVRKDSLKVRWAR